The Cohnella abietis genome has a segment encoding these proteins:
- a CDS encoding ABC transporter ATP-binding protein: MDNETVPLFQADILEAGYEPNNPIVREVVINVHAGERVGLLGPNGAGKSTIMKGLLGQLPYWKGKILWHGKEEKDNRGVEMSSQVAYIPEQPILYERMTLWEHLVLVAAAGSIPEELFRERADKLLRRFRLKAFQHEYPVKFSKGMQQKTMLIIGFLLQPELYLVDEPFIGLDPGAVLELLDALDEERQRGAAILLTTHVLDSAERLCDRFVLVNDGGVAAAGTLDDIRITAKCGPEAHLFECFHKLTYVDEVQV; this comes from the coding sequence TTGGATAACGAGACAGTGCCGCTTTTTCAAGCGGATATATTAGAAGCGGGATATGAGCCGAATAATCCAATTGTACGGGAAGTCGTCATTAACGTGCATGCAGGTGAGAGAGTTGGTTTGTTAGGGCCGAACGGAGCTGGAAAGAGCACAATCATGAAGGGATTGCTCGGTCAGCTTCCTTATTGGAAAGGGAAAATATTATGGCATGGCAAGGAAGAGAAGGACAACCGCGGAGTAGAGATGTCTTCACAAGTTGCCTACATCCCGGAGCAGCCGATATTGTATGAACGAATGACACTTTGGGAGCATCTGGTGCTAGTTGCAGCGGCAGGAAGCATACCAGAAGAGCTATTTCGTGAGCGTGCGGACAAGCTGTTGCGGAGATTCCGTCTGAAGGCATTTCAGCACGAGTATCCCGTCAAATTCTCTAAAGGAATGCAACAGAAAACAATGCTCATTATTGGGTTCTTGCTGCAGCCAGAGCTTTATTTGGTGGACGAGCCTTTTATTGGACTCGATCCTGGTGCGGTGCTGGAATTGCTGGATGCATTGGACGAGGAGAGACAACGCGGAGCTGCTATCTTGCTCACAACCCATGTGCTGGATTCTGCTGAACGGTTGTGTGATCGATTTGTTCTAGTCAACGATGGTGGTGTGGCGGCAGCAGGAACATTGGACGATATACGGATCACGGCTAAGTGTGGACCGGAAGCACATTTATTCGAGTGCTTTCACAAGCTTACATATGTGGATGAGGTACAAGTCTAA
- the xylB gene encoding xylulokinase produces the protein MKYVVGVDLGTSAVKTLLIDQAGTLHAEATREYSLYHDKAGWSEQDPEDWVAGTAGSLQDLIVKSGVNPEDIEGISFSGQMHGLVLLDANDRPVRRAILWNDTRTTEQCREIERTLGDKLLSITRNPALEGFTLPKILWVKQYEPEVFARASHFLLPKDYLRLRLTGAKHMDLSDAAGTLLLDIAAKRWSEDVLSAFEIPASYCPPLVEAGGYVGAISAEASQLTGLSSSTKVFAGGADNACGAIGAGILSPGLTLCSIGTSGVILTYEADASADYEGKVHFFNHGKENAFYAMGVTLAAGYSLSWFRNTFAKGETFDAMLEGVNDIPAGSNGLLFTPFIVGERTPHADAKIRGSFIGIDGSHTRAHFARAVMEGITFSLNESIDLFRAAGKTVDTIVSIGGGAKNPVWLQMQADIFRANVVALENEQGPGLGAAMLAAVGSGWYPTLDACGEVFVKRARTYYPNENTSKKYEQLFRIYQQIYTQTKEINESLHAFRS, from the coding sequence ATGAAGTATGTTGTAGGCGTAGATTTGGGAACGAGCGCTGTTAAGACTCTGCTAATTGATCAAGCGGGAACCTTACATGCGGAAGCTACACGAGAGTATTCTCTCTACCATGATAAAGCGGGCTGGAGTGAACAAGACCCGGAGGATTGGGTAGCTGGAACTGCTGGTTCACTGCAGGATTTGATCGTAAAGTCGGGTGTTAATCCAGAGGATATCGAGGGTATCAGCTTTTCGGGGCAAATGCATGGACTCGTCCTTCTAGATGCAAATGATCGGCCTGTTCGCAGAGCGATCCTCTGGAACGATACACGTACAACGGAGCAGTGCCGTGAGATCGAACGAACTTTGGGTGATAAGCTGTTATCGATTACCCGCAATCCTGCACTTGAAGGCTTTACTTTGCCCAAAATACTGTGGGTGAAGCAATACGAACCGGAAGTATTTGCGCGCGCCAGCCATTTTCTACTGCCTAAAGATTACTTGCGTTTGCGCCTGACGGGTGCCAAGCATATGGATCTTTCGGATGCCGCAGGAACGTTATTGCTCGACATTGCAGCGAAACGCTGGAGCGAGGACGTACTTAGCGCATTTGAAATTCCGGCAAGTTATTGTCCTCCGCTCGTAGAAGCAGGCGGATATGTCGGGGCGATCTCTGCCGAAGCGTCTCAACTGACCGGGCTATCATCGTCAACTAAAGTATTCGCGGGAGGTGCAGATAACGCATGCGGAGCCATCGGAGCAGGTATTTTGTCGCCGGGTCTAACGCTATGCAGCATTGGAACCTCAGGTGTCATTCTTACTTATGAAGCGGACGCATCTGCGGATTATGAGGGCAAAGTACATTTTTTTAATCATGGCAAGGAAAATGCCTTCTACGCGATGGGAGTAACGTTGGCCGCAGGTTATTCCTTGAGCTGGTTCCGCAATACGTTCGCTAAGGGAGAAACGTTCGATGCGATGCTTGAGGGAGTCAATGATATTCCTGCCGGCTCTAATGGATTGTTATTTACGCCTTTCATCGTTGGTGAACGCACACCACATGCCGATGCAAAAATACGCGGAAGTTTTATCGGGATAGATGGCAGCCACACAAGAGCGCATTTTGCCCGGGCAGTAATGGAGGGGATTACTTTCTCCTTGAACGAATCCATTGATTTGTTCCGCGCAGCTGGCAAAACCGTCGATACAATCGTCTCAATAGGCGGTGGAGCGAAAAATCCAGTATGGCTCCAAATGCAAGCGGATATATTCCGTGCGAATGTCGTTGCGCTTGAGAATGAGCAGGGGCCGGGGCTTGGTGCGGCGATGCTTGCAGCGGTCGGCAGTGGCTGGTATCCGACTTTAGATGCGTGCGGAGAAGTTTTCGTAAAGCGTGCTCGGACTTATTATCCTAATGAAAATACTAGCAAGAAGTACGAGCAGTTGTTCCGGATCTATCAGCAAATTTATACCCAAACTAAAGAGATTAACGAATCTCTACATGCATTTAGAAGCTAG
- the xylA gene encoding xylose isomerase has translation MSHFSNVPKIQYEGRDSKNPFAFKHYNSQEIVFGKTMEEHLRFAVAYWHTFNASGADPFGAGTAVRAWDSLSPLDRSKARVEANFELLEKLNVPFYAFHDADIAPEGATLAETNKNLDVIVAMLKDYQKSTGKKLLWNTVNLFTNPRYVHGASTTSNAEVFAYAAATLKKGLEVGKELGAENYVFWGGREGYESLLNTDLKLELDNLGRFLHMAVDYAKEIGFDAQFLIEPKPMEPSKHQYDFDSATAIAFLQSYGLKDKFKLNIEANHATLAGHTFEHELRTARINGMLGSIDANQGDPLLGWDTDEFPTDLVTTTLAMFEILKNEGGIGRGGVNFDAKVRRSSFEDEDLFFAHIAGMDTYARGLKAAAKLIENRVLDDIVSHRYRSFSEGIGADIVSGKATLQSLEAYVLQAKPIRNESARLEQIKANLNDVIFSV, from the coding sequence ATGAGCCATTTCAGTAATGTTCCTAAGATTCAATACGAAGGTCGCGATTCGAAAAACCCTTTCGCATTCAAGCATTATAATTCGCAAGAAATCGTATTCGGCAAGACAATGGAGGAGCATCTCCGCTTCGCTGTCGCATACTGGCATACATTTAACGCAAGTGGTGCAGATCCATTCGGTGCAGGCACTGCTGTTCGTGCATGGGATTCCTTATCTCCTCTCGATAGATCCAAAGCACGTGTAGAAGCTAACTTCGAGCTGCTAGAAAAATTAAATGTTCCCTTCTACGCTTTCCATGATGCGGATATCGCTCCGGAAGGTGCAACACTGGCAGAGACGAATAAAAATCTCGATGTTATCGTAGCTATGCTGAAGGATTATCAGAAGTCTACGGGCAAGAAGCTGCTCTGGAACACAGTGAATCTGTTCACGAATCCTCGTTACGTTCACGGCGCGAGTACGACGAGTAATGCAGAAGTATTTGCTTATGCAGCAGCTACGCTGAAAAAGGGATTGGAAGTCGGCAAGGAGCTCGGAGCTGAAAACTATGTATTCTGGGGCGGTCGCGAAGGCTATGAGTCACTCTTGAATACGGATTTGAAGCTGGAGCTAGATAACTTAGGACGTTTCCTTCATATGGCAGTGGACTATGCCAAGGAGATTGGCTTTGATGCACAATTCTTGATCGAGCCTAAGCCAATGGAGCCTTCTAAGCATCAATATGATTTCGATTCCGCAACAGCAATTGCATTTCTTCAGAGCTACGGCTTGAAGGATAAATTCAAGCTTAACATTGAAGCCAATCACGCCACATTAGCTGGACATACCTTTGAGCATGAGCTACGGACGGCGCGCATCAATGGGATGCTCGGTTCGATCGATGCGAATCAGGGCGACCCTTTGCTTGGCTGGGATACGGATGAATTTCCGACAGATCTAGTTACGACTACATTGGCAATGTTCGAAATTCTTAAGAACGAGGGTGGAATTGGTCGCGGTGGTGTCAACTTTGACGCTAAGGTTCGCCGCTCATCCTTTGAAGACGAGGATTTGTTCTTCGCTCATATCGCGGGAATGGATACTTATGCTCGTGGCTTGAAGGCAGCTGCTAAGTTAATTGAAAATCGCGTGCTTGACGATATTGTTAGCCACCGTTATCGCAGCTTCAGTGAAGGTATCGGCGCTGATATTGTATCAGGTAAAGCTACACTTCAATCGTTGGAGGCTTATGTATTGCAGGCTAAGCCAATTCGCAATGAATCCGCACGGCTGGAGCAAATTAAAGCGAATTTGAATGACGTCATCTTTAGCGTGTAA
- a CDS encoding ROK family transcriptional regulator encodes MTKSTGDQALIKRINTAIVLEYILRGSPLSRAQISEQSGLNKATVSSLVQDLIDSSLVKEIGTGQSSGGRKPVMLEFIATSGYSIGVDLGVNYIRGVLTDLRGGIIAERTASLPLPEQTTAIEQLCSCIEFLIAKAPASPYGIVGIGVGVPGLVDENGAILFAPNLKWRDVPLQNLLTERFSIPITIDNEANMGALGEQKYGAGRSINNIIYVSVGIGIGTGLILNKSLYKGASGFSGEMGHLSIEAHGKSCTCGNYGCWELYASEQALLEQAAELGFGDLESLLAAADNGQEDVIELFRGIGEYLGIGIANIVNVFNPDAVVIGNRMSQARPWLEDILRQTVVQRALSFHARKVQLLFAELGERSSMLGAAEMAIAGFFVRIKSV; translated from the coding sequence ATGACAAAATCGACTGGCGATCAAGCTTTAATTAAAAGAATTAATACAGCCATCGTGCTGGAATATATATTGCGGGGTTCACCGCTTTCTCGTGCGCAAATATCCGAGCAATCCGGACTCAACAAAGCTACAGTATCTAGCCTTGTCCAAGATTTAATCGATAGCTCCTTGGTCAAAGAAATCGGTACAGGGCAATCCAGCGGCGGGCGTAAGCCTGTTATGCTGGAATTTATCGCCACATCCGGTTATAGCATAGGCGTTGATCTTGGCGTAAATTACATACGTGGCGTGTTGACTGATCTTCGCGGTGGAATTATTGCTGAAAGAACAGCCTCCCTTCCCCTTCCTGAGCAAACTACAGCTATTGAGCAGCTGTGCAGCTGTATTGAATTTCTTATAGCTAAAGCTCCTGCAAGCCCTTATGGCATAGTAGGCATTGGGGTTGGAGTTCCTGGTCTCGTTGACGAAAATGGCGCCATTCTCTTTGCTCCTAACCTGAAGTGGCGTGACGTTCCCTTACAAAACCTGTTAACCGAACGGTTTTCAATACCTATTACTATTGATAATGAAGCAAACATGGGTGCGCTTGGGGAGCAGAAGTATGGTGCTGGGCGCAGCATTAACAATATTATTTACGTTAGTGTTGGCATTGGGATTGGTACGGGATTAATTCTTAACAAGTCCTTATACAAAGGCGCATCAGGCTTTTCAGGAGAGATGGGCCACCTCTCTATTGAAGCACATGGCAAGAGCTGTACCTGCGGCAATTATGGATGCTGGGAGCTGTATGCTTCCGAGCAAGCCTTGCTAGAGCAAGCCGCTGAGCTTGGCTTTGGAGATCTGGAAAGCTTGCTGGCAGCCGCAGACAATGGTCAGGAAGACGTAATAGAGCTATTCAGGGGGATTGGGGAATATCTCGGCATCGGTATCGCTAATATCGTTAATGTCTTTAATCCTGATGCGGTGGTCATCGGCAACCGGATGAGCCAGGCTCGCCCATGGCTAGAGGACATTCTTCGCCAAACCGTCGTTCAGCGCGCACTTAGTTTTCATGCCCGCAAGGTTCAGCTATTATTCGCCGAGCTTGGCGAACGTTCCTCGATGCTGGGCGCAGCCGAGATGGCGATTGCTGGTTTCTTCGTTCGGATAAAATCAGTGTAG
- a CDS encoding ArsR/SmtB family transcription factor, with protein MNDKLAEMAELLKLLGDRTRLAILGLLQERDLCVGDIVELLGTSQPNASQHLRRLKSSGLVRESKRGQWVFYSLNLDDFPDLRIFLSQLPGRKERLRSLSGLVDRG; from the coding sequence ATGAACGATAAGCTAGCCGAAATGGCAGAGCTATTAAAGCTACTTGGTGATAGAACGAGATTGGCTATACTAGGACTACTGCAAGAGAGAGATTTGTGCGTTGGTGATATTGTTGAGCTATTAGGGACGAGCCAGCCGAATGCGAGCCAGCATCTCCGAAGGCTGAAAAGCTCAGGGCTAGTGAGAGAAAGCAAGCGTGGACAATGGGTGTTCTATTCATTGAATCTAGATGACTTTCCCGACCTACGCATCTTTTTGTCTCAATTGCCAGGCCGCAAGGAACGGCTTCGGTCTCTTTCCGGGCTCGTTGATAGGGGTTAA